A genome region from Arthrobacter agilis includes the following:
- a CDS encoding class I SAM-dependent RNA methyltransferase yields MTLPEPSAAPDPAATEPAGTVDLTIERPAHGGHFVARHEGRVVFVRHALPGERVRVRFTDTDDGASFWRADVVEVLESSPHRVTHPWPLADALFTAARGRSAVGGAEFGHIALDEQRRLKAAIFEEQLARLAKTGRTVTAEPARGEAADGLAWRTRAAFAVDAAGRLAMHLHRSHSVVPVREMPLAVPAINALRLWTLDLSGIERVDVAAPSGGGDPLVLLVPAAGTSPRRVAAVASSIDGASVGVLEPESGQVRRLTGRTWLQESVLGLDYRVTGAGFWQIHRGAPEALATAVLDGLQPAAGERIADLYAGAGLFTVPLARAVGPTGSVLSVEGSPGTSRDARRNLHGQDHVAIVQGRVDAVLGRWNEPLDAVLLDPPRAGAGKKVVRQILDASPRVVGYVSCDPASFARDLGYFLSAGWTLDTLRVFDLYPHTHHMESFARLLPPSA; encoded by the coding sequence ATGACCCTCCCTGAACCATCCGCAGCTCCCGATCCCGCCGCCACGGAACCGGCCGGGACGGTGGACCTGACCATCGAACGGCCCGCCCACGGCGGGCACTTCGTGGCGCGGCACGAGGGCCGCGTGGTGTTCGTGCGGCACGCGCTGCCGGGGGAGCGCGTGCGCGTGCGCTTCACCGACACGGACGACGGCGCCAGCTTCTGGCGCGCCGACGTCGTCGAGGTGCTCGAGTCCTCACCCCACCGGGTGACGCATCCCTGGCCGCTCGCCGACGCCCTCTTCACGGCCGCCCGCGGACGCTCGGCCGTGGGGGGTGCCGAGTTCGGGCACATCGCCCTCGACGAGCAGCGGCGCCTGAAGGCCGCGATCTTCGAGGAGCAGCTCGCCCGCCTGGCGAAGACCGGGAGGACCGTGACCGCCGAACCCGCCCGCGGCGAGGCCGCCGACGGGCTGGCCTGGCGCACGCGGGCCGCCTTCGCCGTCGACGCCGCCGGACGCCTGGCGATGCACCTGCACCGTTCGCACTCCGTCGTCCCGGTGCGGGAGATGCCCCTGGCCGTCCCCGCGATCAACGCGCTGCGGCTGTGGACCCTGGACCTCTCCGGAATCGAGCGGGTGGACGTCGCCGCACCGTCCGGCGGGGGAGACCCGCTGGTCCTCCTCGTCCCCGCCGCCGGCACGTCCCCGCGCCGCGTCGCCGCCGTGGCGTCCTCGATCGACGGCGCCTCGGTGGGAGTCCTCGAACCGGAGTCCGGCCAGGTCCGGCGCCTCACGGGGCGGACCTGGCTCCAGGAGAGCGTGCTGGGACTCGACTACCGCGTCACCGGCGCAGGGTTCTGGCAGATCCACCGGGGCGCACCGGAGGCCCTCGCCACCGCTGTGCTCGACGGCCTCCAGCCCGCCGCGGGCGAGCGGATCGCCGATCTCTACGCCGGTGCCGGGCTCTTCACCGTGCCCCTCGCCCGCGCCGTCGGCCCGACCGGATCCGTGCTGTCGGTCGAGGGGTCCCCCGGGACGAGCCGCGACGCGCGACGCAACCTCCACGGCCAGGACCACGTGGCGATCGTGCAGGGCCGCGTGGACGCCGTGCTCGGCCGCTGGAACGAGCCGCTCGACGCCGTGCTCCTCGATCCGCCCCGCGCCGGCGCGGGGAAGAAGGTGGTCCGGCAGATCCTCGACGCCTCGCCGCGGGTGGTCGGCTACGTGTCCTGCGACCCGGCGTCGTTCGCACGCGACCTCGGCTATTTCCTCTCCGCCGGCTGGACGCTCGACACCCTCCGCGTCTTCGACCTCTACCCCCACACGCACCACATGGAATCGTTCGCGCGCCTCCTCCCGCCGTCGGCCTGA
- the dxs gene encoding 1-deoxy-D-xylulose-5-phosphate synthase, with protein sequence MGLLETIHGPQDLSKLSEAQLAALAGEIRTFLVSNVSRTGGHLGPNLGVVELTLGIHRVFDSPRDSIIFDTGHQSYVHKLVTGRQDFSTLRQQGGLSGYPSRAESVHDVVESSHASSSLSWADGISRARVLNGEGDRYTVVLVGDGALTGGMAWEALNNIAADKRRRVVIVVNDNGRSYAPTIGGVADYLASLRPTLDSVRTHRVYERTLDWVKLRMQNGGTAGEFSYKSLHAMKKGIKDWWAPQGLFEDLGMKYVGPVDGHDQSAVEQALHLARNYEGPVIVHAITEKGHGYAPARAHEADQFHAVGVIDPETGEPVDAAGQQSWTSVFANEIADIADERPDIVGITGAMLIPVGLHRFAARHPDRVFDVGIAEQHALTSAAGMAFGGLHPVVALYATFLNRAFDQLLMDVALHEAGVTVVLDRSGVTGPDGASHHGMWDLAMLQAVPGLHLAAPRDASRLREELREAVAIGDAPSVVRYSKGSVGAEVEAIERLDDGVDVLSRRPAGSRQNDVLIISVGAMSELALDVSNRLGAQGISSTVIDPRWLLPVCRSVIDLAAEHRLVIVIEDGVRAGGVGSRIRQEMRSAGVDTALNEVGLPVEFLDHGSRSQVLERVGLTAQKITHDVVAQVLGTKVPVARPLAGDHAPATGQLPNL encoded by the coding sequence ATGGGACTTCTGGAGACTATCCACGGCCCGCAGGACCTGAGCAAGCTCAGCGAGGCTCAACTGGCGGCTCTCGCCGGGGAGATCCGCACATTCCTGGTCAGCAACGTCTCGCGCACGGGCGGACACCTGGGCCCCAATCTCGGGGTGGTGGAGCTGACCCTCGGCATCCACCGCGTGTTCGACTCGCCCCGCGACAGCATCATCTTCGACACCGGCCACCAGTCCTACGTGCACAAGCTCGTGACCGGGCGCCAGGACTTCAGCACCCTCCGCCAGCAGGGCGGCCTGTCCGGCTACCCGTCCCGCGCCGAGTCGGTGCACGACGTCGTCGAGAGCTCCCATGCCTCGTCCTCGCTCTCGTGGGCCGACGGCATCTCCCGTGCCCGTGTCCTGAACGGGGAGGGGGACCGCTACACCGTCGTGCTCGTGGGCGACGGCGCACTCACCGGCGGCATGGCCTGGGAGGCCCTCAACAACATCGCCGCGGACAAGCGGCGGCGCGTCGTGATCGTGGTCAACGACAACGGCCGCTCCTACGCGCCGACCATCGGCGGCGTGGCCGACTACCTCGCGTCCCTCCGCCCCACCCTGGACTCCGTGCGCACGCATCGCGTCTACGAGCGCACCCTCGACTGGGTGAAGCTGCGCATGCAGAACGGCGGCACGGCGGGCGAGTTCAGCTACAAGAGCCTGCACGCCATGAAGAAGGGCATCAAGGACTGGTGGGCGCCGCAGGGGCTCTTCGAGGACCTCGGCATGAAGTACGTGGGCCCCGTGGACGGCCACGACCAGTCCGCCGTCGAGCAGGCCCTGCACCTGGCCAGGAACTACGAGGGGCCCGTGATCGTCCACGCGATCACCGAGAAGGGCCACGGCTATGCGCCCGCCCGCGCCCACGAGGCCGACCAGTTCCACGCCGTCGGCGTGATCGACCCCGAGACGGGCGAGCCCGTGGACGCGGCGGGCCAGCAGTCCTGGACCTCCGTCTTCGCGAACGAGATCGCGGACATCGCCGACGAGCGCCCCGACATCGTCGGCATCACCGGCGCCATGCTCATCCCTGTGGGCCTCCACCGCTTCGCCGCCCGCCACCCGGACCGCGTGTTCGACGTCGGCATCGCCGAGCAGCACGCTCTCACGAGCGCGGCGGGCATGGCCTTCGGTGGGCTGCACCCCGTCGTCGCCCTGTATGCGACGTTCCTGAACCGTGCCTTCGACCAGCTCCTCATGGATGTCGCCCTGCACGAGGCAGGCGTGACGGTGGTCCTCGACCGGTCCGGCGTGACGGGGCCCGACGGCGCCAGCCACCACGGCATGTGGGACCTCGCGATGCTGCAGGCCGTGCCCGGACTGCACCTCGCCGCGCCGCGCGATGCCTCCCGGCTGCGCGAGGAGCTCCGCGAGGCCGTCGCCATCGGCGATGCGCCGAGCGTGGTGCGCTACTCCAAGGGATCGGTCGGTGCGGAGGTCGAGGCGATCGAACGCCTGGACGACGGCGTGGACGTCCTGTCCCGCAGACCGGCCGGCTCCCGCCAGAACGACGTGCTCATCATCAGCGTGGGAGCCATGAGCGAGCTCGCCCTCGACGTCTCGAACCGGCTCGGCGCGCAGGGCATCAGCTCCACCGTCATCGACCCGCGCTGGCTCCTGCCGGTCTGCCGGTCGGTGATCGACCTCGCCGCCGAGCACCGCCTCGTGATCGTCATCGAGGACGGCGTCCGCGCCGGCGGGGTCGGCTCGAGGATCCGCCAGGAGATGCGCTCGGCGGGCGTCGACACCGCGCTCAACGAGGTGGGCCTCCCGGTCGAGTTCCTCGACCACGGCTCGCGCAGCCAGGTGCTGGAACGCGTGGGACTCACCGCCCAGAAGATCACGCACGACGTCGTCGCGCAGGTCCTCGGCACCAAGGTGCCGGTCGCGCGGCCGCTCGCGGGCGACCACGCGCCGGCCACCGGGCAGCTCCCGAACCTCTGA
- a CDS encoding Rne/Rng family ribonuclease: MDQSEQLGNDQNATVAPEAAQQPSEQAAPVKAPRRRRAASAPAGAPPAVQETAPAAGAPATEAPVTDAPTTEAPVAPVRKRATRARKTAVAETADAAPTASTDTTATTDTTGTGPDAGEATPGTDAEAAPAAPVRAPRTRRRAATAEAGPAAPVEQRPSGGAVPDTAAAEATTGGTAPAQDATDTVSASTSADTGASADTEGVPAATEEKPARARRTSTRTRSRRASEPVPSAEPEQPADPASATDATGATPDTTPDTTPDTTGATAAATPDDAAAAAPEDEAAEGQRSDPFAVPESPLSLLFHAPDLSTVTVPSVKVTAPREEDPEEDTEDAGRRSRRSRRTRGRRSDAGQTEAGQEEADTTAEPAGTNGPDDGAAVTSRRRRRRRRGDQDLELSGGDDDDPPNTVTRVRAPRQSSEPVSDRVTSVRGSTRLEAKKQRRRESRDTGRRRQVITEAEFLARRESVDRQMIVRQRDDRIQIGVLEDGILAEHFVSRTQQDSLIGNVYLGKVQNVLPSMEAAFVDIGRGRNAVLYAGEVNWDAAGLDGQPRRIELALKSGDPVLVQVTKDPVGHKGARLTSQISLPGRYLVYVPGGSMTGISRKLPDVERNRLKRILKDRLPENAGVIVRTAAEGASEEELTHDINRLRAQWEEIERKAGSTKTLAPELLYGEPDLTIKVVRDVFNEDFSKLVVSGEEAWDTIEAYVMYVAPDLVGRLEKWSGEEDIFAASRIDEQISKALERKVFLPSGGSLVIDRTEAMTVVDVNTGKFTGSGGNLEETVTKNNLEAAEEVVRQLRLRDIGGIIVIDFIDMVLEANRDLVLRRLVECLGRDRTKHQVAEVTSLGLVQMTRKRMGTGLLEVFGEDCEHCAGRGVVTHMEPVEHHRSVPAPESQPVRQDRMSRSERKRNRGRSGQPVDEAPVQPPAPVAESPERAAKAEAARAALASIAAATHHAHEDQAHEDRTEEPAAEADIQVTEAVLTINGETVTLPRAEGRRPETQERDASPSTRLTLDSLSEAFNRRPAAGNAPAAAEDVRDGAAVADATEPPAVDGAREAGAPVAAVAPVAASPEAPVRRARPRRRVARSAQGAADTTIETQGAEQAVEQSGTRHVAKAPSAARKPEASAAEPLIFGVGVPASEL, encoded by the coding sequence ATGGATCAGTCAGAACAGCTGGGGAACGACCAGAACGCAACCGTCGCACCCGAGGCCGCACAGCAACCCTCGGAGCAGGCCGCGCCGGTGAAGGCGCCGCGCAGGCGCCGCGCCGCCAGTGCCCCGGCAGGGGCACCGCCCGCCGTGCAGGAGACCGCGCCCGCCGCGGGAGCCCCGGCGACCGAAGCACCCGTCACCGACGCGCCCACTACTGAGGCGCCCGTCGCGCCGGTCCGCAAGCGGGCCACGCGGGCCCGCAAGACCGCCGTCGCCGAGACCGCCGATGCCGCGCCGACGGCCAGCACGGACACCACGGCCACCACGGACACCACGGGCACCGGCCCGGACGCGGGGGAGGCCACCCCGGGCACCGATGCCGAGGCAGCTCCCGCCGCCCCGGTCCGGGCACCGCGCACCCGTCGCCGGGCGGCCACGGCCGAGGCCGGCCCGGCCGCGCCCGTCGAGCAGCGTCCCTCCGGCGGTGCCGTCCCGGACACGGCAGCTGCCGAGGCCACCACCGGTGGCACGGCGCCGGCGCAGGACGCCACCGACACCGTCTCCGCGAGCACCTCCGCCGACACCGGCGCCTCCGCCGACACCGAGGGTGTCCCGGCCGCGACCGAGGAGAAGCCCGCGCGTGCGCGCCGCACCTCCACCCGGACGCGCAGCCGCCGCGCCTCGGAACCCGTCCCGTCCGCCGAGCCGGAGCAGCCGGCCGATCCCGCATCGGCCACCGACGCCACGGGCGCCACCCCGGACACCACCCCGGACACCACCCCGGACACGACGGGTGCCACTGCGGCAGCGACCCCCGACGACGCCGCAGCAGCGGCTCCCGAGGACGAGGCGGCAGAGGGACAGCGCAGCGATCCCTTTGCCGTCCCGGAATCACCCCTGTCGCTCCTGTTCCATGCCCCCGACCTGAGCACTGTCACCGTGCCCTCCGTCAAGGTCACCGCGCCCCGCGAGGAGGACCCGGAGGAGGACACCGAGGACGCCGGCCGCCGCTCACGGCGGAGCCGCCGCACCCGCGGCCGCCGCAGCGACGCCGGCCAGACCGAGGCGGGCCAGGAGGAGGCGGACACCACCGCCGAGCCGGCCGGGACGAACGGCCCCGACGACGGTGCCGCCGTCACGTCACGCCGCCGTCGCCGTCGCCGTCGTGGCGACCAGGACCTCGAACTCTCGGGCGGCGACGACGACGATCCGCCCAACACGGTCACCCGTGTCCGTGCTCCGCGGCAGTCCAGCGAGCCCGTCTCCGACCGCGTGACCAGCGTCCGCGGCTCCACCCGCCTCGAGGCGAAGAAGCAGCGCCGCCGGGAGTCCCGTGACACGGGGCGCCGTCGCCAGGTCATCACCGAGGCCGAGTTCCTCGCCCGGCGCGAGTCCGTCGACCGGCAGATGATCGTCCGCCAGCGCGACGACAGGATCCAGATCGGCGTGCTCGAGGACGGTATCCTCGCCGAGCACTTCGTCTCCCGCACCCAGCAGGACTCCCTGATCGGCAACGTGTACCTCGGCAAGGTGCAGAACGTGCTGCCGAGCATGGAGGCGGCGTTCGTGGACATCGGACGCGGCCGCAACGCCGTCCTGTACGCCGGCGAGGTCAACTGGGACGCCGCGGGCCTCGACGGCCAGCCGCGCCGCATCGAGCTCGCGCTGAAGTCCGGCGATCCTGTGCTGGTGCAGGTCACCAAGGACCCCGTGGGCCACAAGGGAGCCCGGCTCACGAGCCAGATCTCCCTCCCCGGCCGCTACCTCGTCTACGTCCCCGGCGGCTCGATGACGGGCATCTCCCGCAAGCTGCCCGACGTCGAGCGCAACCGCCTCAAGCGGATCCTCAAGGACCGCCTGCCGGAGAACGCCGGTGTGATCGTCCGCACCGCGGCCGAGGGTGCCAGCGAGGAGGAGCTGACCCACGACATCAACCGGCTCCGCGCCCAGTGGGAGGAGATCGAGCGGAAGGCCGGCTCCACCAAGACCCTGGCGCCCGAGCTCCTGTACGGCGAACCGGACCTCACCATCAAGGTGGTCCGCGACGTCTTCAACGAGGACTTCTCCAAGCTCGTGGTCTCGGGCGAGGAGGCGTGGGACACCATCGAGGCCTACGTCATGTACGTGGCACCTGACCTCGTCGGCAGGCTCGAGAAGTGGTCGGGCGAGGAGGACATCTTCGCCGCGTCACGCATCGACGAGCAGATCTCGAAGGCACTGGAACGCAAGGTCTTCCTGCCGTCCGGTGGTTCGCTCGTCATCGACCGCACCGAGGCCATGACCGTCGTCGACGTCAACACCGGCAAGTTCACCGGCAGCGGCGGGAACCTCGAGGAGACCGTCACCAAGAACAACCTCGAAGCGGCCGAGGAGGTCGTCCGCCAGCTCCGGCTCCGCGACATCGGCGGCATCATCGTGATCGACTTCATCGACATGGTGCTCGAGGCGAACCGCGACCTCGTGCTCCGGCGTCTCGTCGAATGCCTGGGCCGTGACCGGACCAAGCACCAGGTCGCCGAGGTGACCTCGCTGGGACTCGTCCAGATGACGCGCAAGCGCATGGGGACCGGTCTGCTCGAAGTCTTCGGTGAGGACTGCGAGCACTGTGCGGGACGCGGCGTCGTGACCCACATGGAGCCCGTCGAGCACCACCGCTCCGTGCCCGCACCGGAGAGCCAGCCGGTGCGCCAGGACAGGATGTCCCGGAGCGAGCGCAAGCGTAACCGGGGCCGGAGCGGCCAGCCGGTGGACGAGGCGCCCGTGCAGCCTCCCGCTCCCGTGGCCGAGAGCCCCGAGCGTGCGGCGAAGGCGGAAGCCGCCCGCGCCGCCCTGGCGAGCATCGCGGCCGCGACGCACCACGCACACGAGGACCAGGCACACGAGGACCGGACGGAGGAGCCGGCCGCCGAGGCCGACATCCAGGTGACCGAGGCCGTCCTCACGATCAACGGCGAGACGGTGACCCTGCCACGCGCCGAGGGCCGGCGGCCGGAGACCCAGGAGCGCGACGCCTCGCCGTCGACCCGCCTGACCCTCGACAGCCTGAGCGAGGCCTTCAACCGGAGGCCTGCAGCGGGGAACGCGCCCGCCGCAGCAGAGGACGTGCGTGACGGCGCAGCGGTGGCCGACGCCACCGAACCGCCGGCCGTCGACGGAGCCCGCGAAGCAGGCGCCCCTGTGGCAGCTGTGGCACCGGTAGCGGCGTCTCCCGAGGCGCCGGTCCGGCGGGCGCGGCCGCGCCGCCGTGTGGCCCGCAGCGCCCAGGGCGCCGCGGACACGACGATCGAGACGCAGGGCGCGGAGCAGGCCGTCGAGCAGTCGGGGACACGCCATGTCGCCAAGGCTCCGTCGGCGGCGCGGAAGCCCGAGGCCTCCGCGGCCGAGCCGCTGATCTTCGGCGTCGGGGTACCTGCCTCGGAACTGTAG
- the rplU gene encoding 50S ribosomal protein L21, producing MVYAIVRAGGRQEKVSVGDLVTLDRVTGQAGSTFNLPALLLVDGAKITSAAEDLAKVTVTAEIVENLRGPKIVIQKFKNKTGYKKRQGHRSELTRVKITGIA from the coding sequence GTGGTGTACGCGATTGTCCGCGCAGGCGGCCGCCAAGAAAAGGTTTCTGTAGGAGACCTCGTTACCCTTGACCGCGTCACCGGTCAGGCAGGAAGCACGTTCAACCTTCCCGCCCTCCTTCTGGTAGACGGCGCCAAGATCACCTCCGCAGCGGAGGACCTCGCGAAGGTCACCGTCACTGCCGAGATCGTCGAGAATCTTCGTGGACCGAAGATTGTCATCCAGAAGTTCAAGAACAAGACCGGCTACAAGAAGCGCCAGGGTCACCGTTCGGAACTGACCCGCGTCAAAATCACAGGCATCGCGTAG
- the rpmA gene encoding 50S ribosomal protein L27: MAHKKGASSTRNGRDSNAQFLGVKRFGGQVVKAGEIIVRQRGTHFHPGANVGRGGDDTLFALEAGAVEFGTRRGRKVVNIVGAAAE; the protein is encoded by the coding sequence ATGGCACATAAGAAGGGCGCAAGCTCCACTCGCAACGGCCGCGACTCGAACGCGCAGTTCCTCGGCGTGAAGCGCTTCGGCGGTCAGGTCGTCAAGGCCGGCGAGATCATCGTCCGCCAGCGCGGCACCCACTTCCACCCGGGCGCCAACGTCGGCCGCGGCGGCGACGACACCCTGTTCGCACTCGAGGCAGGCGCCGTCGAGTTCGGCACCCGTCGCGGACGCAAGGTCGTCAACATCGTCGGAGCAGCAGCAGAGTAA
- the obgE gene encoding GTPase ObgE gives MASFVDRVVLHVSGGTGGHGCVSVHREKFKPLGGPDGGNGGDGGDVILRVDHQTTTLLDYHHAPHRHATNGGNGMGDWRGGKNGETLILSVPDGTVVKTKDGEVLADLVGEGTEFVAAAGGQGGLGNAALSSQKRKAPGFALLGIPGDERDVVLELKSIADIALVGFPSAGKSSLIAAMSAARPKIADYPFTTLVPNLGVVEAGSTRFTIADVPGLIEGASEGKGLGHHFLRHVERCAALVHVLDCAALEADRDPLADLEIIERELERYSVDMSFAGPDGDVIPLNERPRLIALNKVDVPDGRDMADFVRPDLEARGYRVFEVSASSHEGLRQLGFAMAEIVEDARRAVAATPPKVAPPVLRPRGVNAASFRIRHEEKDALPLFRVLGEKPERWVKQTDFTNDEAVGYLADRLAKLGVEEQLFKTGAKPGDTVVIGEGDGVVFDWEPTMMGGAELLAGPRGSDLRLAEYVRPTREQKREEYQERKVAKAAARADLEADRKAGIWTESVQNRSRPAEPGADGESGD, from the coding sequence GTGGCGAGCTTCGTTGACCGCGTAGTCCTGCACGTATCCGGAGGCACCGGTGGCCATGGCTGCGTCTCCGTCCACCGCGAGAAGTTCAAGCCCCTGGGCGGCCCCGACGGCGGGAACGGCGGCGACGGCGGCGACGTCATCCTCCGGGTCGACCACCAGACCACCACCCTCCTCGACTACCACCACGCACCCCACCGGCATGCCACCAACGGCGGCAACGGGATGGGCGACTGGCGCGGCGGCAAGAACGGCGAGACGCTGATCCTGTCCGTCCCGGACGGCACCGTCGTCAAGACGAAGGACGGCGAGGTGCTCGCCGACCTCGTGGGCGAGGGCACCGAGTTCGTAGCCGCGGCCGGCGGGCAGGGCGGGCTCGGCAACGCCGCGCTGTCCTCCCAGAAGCGCAAGGCGCCCGGCTTCGCCCTCCTCGGCATCCCCGGCGACGAGCGGGACGTCGTCCTCGAACTGAAGTCCATCGCGGACATCGCCCTCGTCGGGTTCCCGTCCGCCGGCAAGTCGAGCCTCATCGCCGCCATGTCGGCGGCCCGGCCCAAGATCGCCGACTACCCGTTCACCACGCTGGTGCCGAACCTCGGCGTCGTCGAGGCCGGCTCCACCCGCTTCACCATCGCCGACGTCCCCGGCCTCATCGAGGGCGCGAGCGAGGGCAAGGGCCTCGGGCACCACTTCCTGCGCCACGTGGAGCGCTGCGCGGCCCTGGTGCACGTCCTGGACTGCGCCGCGCTCGAGGCCGACCGCGATCCGCTCGCCGACCTCGAGATCATCGAACGGGAACTGGAGCGGTACTCCGTCGACATGAGCTTCGCCGGGCCCGACGGGGACGTCATACCCCTCAACGAGCGCCCCCGGCTGATCGCGCTCAACAAGGTGGACGTCCCCGACGGGCGGGACATGGCGGACTTCGTGCGCCCGGACCTCGAAGCGCGCGGCTACCGCGTCTTCGAGGTGTCGGCCTCGAGCCACGAGGGGCTGCGCCAGCTCGGCTTCGCCATGGCGGAGATCGTCGAGGACGCGCGCAGGGCCGTAGCGGCTACGCCGCCGAAGGTCGCGCCCCCCGTGCTGCGTCCGCGCGGCGTCAACGCCGCCTCGTTCCGGATCCGGCACGAGGAGAAGGACGCCCTGCCGCTGTTCCGGGTACTCGGCGAGAAGCCTGAGCGCTGGGTCAAGCAGACCGACTTCACCAACGACGAGGCCGTCGGCTACCTCGCGGACCGCCTCGCCAAGCTCGGCGTGGAGGAGCAGCTCTTCAAGACGGGCGCCAAGCCCGGCGACACCGTGGTGATCGGCGAGGGCGACGGCGTCGTCTTCGACTGGGAGCCGACCATGATGGGCGGCGCGGAGCTGCTCGCCGGTCCGCGCGGTTCCGATCTCCGCCTGGCCGAGTACGTGCGGCCCACGCGCGAGCAGAAGCGCGAGGAGTACCAGGAGCGCAAGGTGGCGAAGGCCGCCGCCCGCGCCGACCTCGAGGCCGACCGCAAGGCCGGCATCTGGACGGAGTCCGTGCAGAACCGCTCCCGTCCTGCCGAGCCCGGCGCGGACGGCGAGTCCGGGGACTGA
- the proB gene encoding glutamate 5-kinase, whose amino-acid sequence MTLEQSQQPSASRAGLAVAGRIVVKVGSSSLTSVSGGISGEALVGLADVLAARRTAGTEVILVSSGAIAAGLAPLGLARRPSQLSTQQAAASVGQSLLMAQYARAFAAHGVTVSQILLTADDLVRRSHYANAHRAMERLLNFGVVPIVNENDTVASHEIRFGDNDRLAALVAHLVKAEALVLLSDVDALYDGPPAAGAMRIPLVGSPADLDGVTIGRAGKAGVGTGGMVTKVEAATIAASSGIPALVTSTANAAAALRGEDVGTWFTPTGKRQPIRLLWLAHLARVLGTLVLDDGAVRAVGERRRSLLPAGVTDVSGVFEAGDPVQLVSGDGTVVARGLVNYSSAELPRMLGRSTHDLADELGAEYERSIVHVNDLVVLRSAVAS is encoded by the coding sequence GTGACGCTGGAGCAGTCGCAGCAGCCCTCCGCGTCCCGGGCGGGGCTGGCGGTCGCCGGGCGGATCGTGGTCAAGGTCGGCTCGTCGTCGCTCACCTCGGTGTCGGGGGGCATCTCCGGTGAGGCCCTGGTGGGCCTCGCCGACGTCCTCGCCGCACGGCGTACGGCGGGCACGGAGGTCATCCTCGTGTCCTCCGGCGCGATCGCCGCAGGGCTCGCGCCCCTCGGCCTCGCCCGCCGTCCCTCCCAGCTCTCCACCCAGCAGGCGGCAGCGAGCGTGGGGCAGAGCCTGCTGATGGCGCAGTACGCGCGGGCCTTCGCCGCCCACGGCGTCACGGTGAGCCAGATCCTGCTCACCGCAGACGATCTCGTCCGGCGTTCCCACTACGCCAACGCACACCGCGCGATGGAGCGGCTCCTGAACTTCGGCGTCGTGCCCATCGTGAACGAGAACGACACCGTCGCGAGCCACGAGATCCGCTTCGGCGACAACGACCGCCTCGCCGCCCTCGTCGCGCACCTCGTCAAGGCCGAGGCCCTCGTGCTCCTGTCCGACGTGGACGCCCTGTACGACGGGCCGCCCGCCGCGGGCGCGATGCGCATCCCGCTCGTCGGATCACCGGCGGACCTCGACGGCGTCACGATCGGCCGTGCCGGCAAGGCGGGCGTGGGGACGGGCGGCATGGTCACCAAGGTCGAGGCGGCGACCATCGCCGCCTCCTCCGGCATCCCGGCCCTCGTCACGTCGACGGCGAATGCCGCCGCGGCGCTCCGCGGGGAGGACGTGGGCACCTGGTTCACGCCCACCGGCAAGCGCCAGCCCATCCGGCTACTCTGGCTGGCCCACCTCGCCCGCGTCCTCGGCACCCTGGTGCTCGACGACGGCGCGGTGCGTGCGGTGGGGGAGCGGCGCCGCTCCCTGCTGCCCGCCGGCGTGACCGACGTGTCGGGCGTCTTCGAGGCCGGTGATCCGGTGCAGCTCGTCAGTGGCGACGGCACCGTGGTGGCGCGGGGCCTCGTGAACTACAGCTCCGCGGAGCTGCCGCGGATGCTCGGGCGGTCCACGCACGACCTCGCGGACGAACTGGGCGCCGAGTACGAGCGCTCGATCGTGCACGTCAACGATCTCGTGGTGCTGCGGTCCGCCGTCGCGTCATGA